The Gammaproteobacteria bacterium genome includes the window CGCATCAAGAGGGTTCCACACGGCCGCCATCTCCGCGACCCCTGGGATCAGGTCGCCATCGCCGGCACTCGCAACGAATCCTGCAGCGTACCCTTCAAGGCCCGGGCGGGCCGGCAGATAGGCCGGAACACGATTGTCGACAGACGCCACAGCCGTCAACACCTCTGGCCTGGCCAGGACCTCGCGAACGAACGACTCCGCGAGATCAGACGGCGCGGCGGCACTCACGAAGAACGCCTGGACTCCGATGAATGGGCGCAGAGTCGTTCCGTCGAGCGTCGGCAACGGCTGAATGGCGAAGTCGACACCGACGTCGGTGAACGGCCGCACCTGCCACGGTCCGGTGATGAGGAATGGAGCCTCACCTGCGACAAACCGGTCGACAACCTCGCCGTACGACCCGGTGAATACAGTCCCATCCGCGACAAGGCGCCCGAGAGCCCTCGCACCTTCCACTCCTTTGCTCAGCCCGATGTCGTTCACCGACCACCCGCCGCCGGGGCTCGGGCCGAACACATACCCGCCCGAACTCGAGAGAAACCCGTACTGGTGATAAAGGCCCTCGGGAATACCGACGCACCTCTCGAACGATGCGCAGAGACTCCGTAGCGATGCGAACGTGTCAGGAATGATGCCTTTACCGACGGCGTCGGTATTCACATACAATGCGACCGACTCGAGCCCATACGGGATGGCGTACGTCTCACCGCCCAACGTCACCGACCGTACCGCCACGGGATCGAGGTCGGGACCGACGATTCCCAGGTCGATCGGTACGATGGCACCCCGTGCGAGCAGCGGCTCCAGCCGGTCATGTGATGCCACGAAGACATCCGGTCCGTGTCCTGTGGCTGCAGCAGTCGCGATCTCATCGAACGGATACGTGACCACGTCGACCGCCACGCCGGCACGCTCGGCGAAATCTGCAACGAACGGAGCGAGAGCCGCCGCCCGCAGGTCGTCCACCCACACCTCGAGGCGATCAGATTCAACCGTCGTCGTGACCGAAGGATGGGTGATCGTCGGACGCGGCCCCTCTGTCGACAACGGGACAACGTCGGTGGAGCACGCTGCCAGCACGAGCCCGACCACGGCGGTGAAAGCC containing:
- a CDS encoding extracellular solute-binding protein, yielding MDDLRAAALAPFVADFAERAGVAVDVVTYPFDEIATAAATGHGPDVFVASHDRLEPLLARGAIVPIDLGIVGPDLDPVAVRSVTLGGETYAIPYGLESVALYVNTDAVGKGIIPDTFASLRSLCASFERCVGIPEGLYHQYGFLSSSGGYVFGPSPGGGWSVNDIGLSKGVEGARALGRLVADGTVFTGSYGEVVDRFVAGEAPFLITGPWQVRPFTDVGVDFAIQPLPTLDGTTLRPFIGVQAFFVSAAAPSDLAESFVREVLARPEVLTAVASVDNRVPAYLPARPGLEGYAAGFVASAGDGDLIPGVAEMAAVWNPLDAALDAIFSGLDPSGALTSAEEAVIRATAP